One region of Gossypium raimondii isolate GPD5lz chromosome 6, ASM2569854v1, whole genome shotgun sequence genomic DNA includes:
- the LOC105773240 gene encoding uncharacterized protein LOC105773240 isoform X1 produces the protein MAISSVYLLINNERSIGGIASHGSPTDTNPNEIDLEVGPADQIQCRICLETDGRDFIAPGKCKGTSKYVHRECLDHWRAVKVQKLMGSTPLDLAKFNMVKSGEMSRNAPCPCGSKKRYKR, from the exons ATGGCTATTTCCTCTGTTTATTTGTTAATCAACAATGAGCGATCAATCGGAGGAATTGCCTCTCATGGCTCCCCCACCGACACCAACCCCAACGAGATCGACCTCGAGGTCGGTCCAGCCGATCAAATTCAGTGTCGAATTTGCCTCGAAACCGACG GTAGAGATTTTATTGCTCCTGGCAAGTGCAAAGGAACATCAAAATATGTACATCGGGAATGTTTAGATCATTGGCGAGCTGTAAAG GTGCAAAAGCTAATGGGTTCAACACCATTGGATCTTGCCAAGTTTAATATGGTAAAGAGTGGAGAAATGAGTCGTAATGCTCCTTGTCCATGTGGTTCCAAGAAGAGATACAAAAGGTAA
- the LOC105773240 gene encoding uncharacterized protein LOC105773240 isoform X2 translates to MFRSLASCKDVENALTKFTWAKEVHKKMVKLKEEGKPMPKNFAEVQKLMGSTPLDLAKFNMVKSGEMSRNAPCPCGSKKRYKR, encoded by the exons ATGTTTAGATCATTGGCGAGCTGTAAAG ATGTTGAGAATGCGCTTACGAAGTTCACATGGGCTAAAGAAGTTCATAAGAAGATGGTTAAGCTGAAAGAGGAAGGCAAACCGATGCCAAAGAACTTTGCTGAG GTGCAAAAGCTAATGGGTTCAACACCATTGGATCTTGCCAAGTTTAATATGGTAAAGAGTGGAGAAATGAGTCGTAATGCTCCTTGTCCATGTGGTTCCAAGAAGAGATACAAAAGGTAA